In Brienomyrus brachyistius isolate T26 chromosome 25, BBRACH_0.4, whole genome shotgun sequence, a single window of DNA contains:
- the exoc1l gene encoding exocyst complex component 1-like, translated as MSSLIKEEMQRLLFRPKGQHLKELIEIVESAERRHFLCVSVAKRDTVRITVIKCVRSGTEEKYERLEEWFLKDLVLLDGKDSETDEPRFLMHFEAVRSFTAVSCASKYTLARALVSLSSKHHKRSLQLANFDRTYVQPTSMYSNRGDCMVLMQICVYAFNLLCLSLCPVP; from the exons ATGTCGTCATTAATAAAAGAGGAGATGCAGAGACTGTTATTCCGACCAAAAGGACAACACCTGAAGGAACTGATAGAAATAGTGGAATCAGCAGAGAGGAGACATTTTCTTTGCGTGTCAG TGGCTAAGCGCGATACGGTGAGGATAACTGTGATCAAATGCGTAAGATCAGGTACGGAGGAGAAATATGAGCGGCTGGAAGAATGGTTTCTTAAAGACCTTGTTTTACTGGATGGGAAAGATTCCGAAACG GACGAACCCCGGTTTTTGATGCACTTCGAGGCGGTTCGCTCATTCACGGCCGTGAGCTGCGCGTCCAAGTACACGCTGGCTCGTGCGCTCGTGAGTCTCAGCTCCAAGCACCATAAGAGGAGCCTGCAGCTTGCCAACTTCGACAGGACGTACGTCCAGCCCACGTCCATGTACTCCAACCGCGGCGACTGCATGGTGCTCATGCAGATTTGCGTCTACGCCTTCAATCTGTTGTGCTTGTCGTTGTGCCCCGTGCCCTGA
- the LOC125720525 gene encoding probable pancreatic secretory proteinase inhibitor, which produces MANKWFLLFFFAICTAESIGKTSRPREPACGKMDPIGACPMNFLPVCGTDGITYPNECALCVQRLITKENILIVKDNSC; this is translated from the exons ATGGCCAACAAATGGTTCCTGCTGTTCTTCTTTGCCATCTGCACTGCAG AGTCAATTGGGAAAACCAGCAGACCCAGGGAG CCTGCTTGTGGGAAAATGGACCCAATCGGCGCTTGTCCCATGAACTTTCTCCCTGTGTGTGGCACTGATGGGATCACCTACCCCAACGAGTGTGCCCTCTGTGTCCAGAGGCT GATAACCAAAGAAAACATCTTGATTGTGAAAGACAACAGCTGTTGA
- the stra6l gene encoding STRA6-like isoform X2 codes for MIRLGDNGTLGNKTCDNGISMHLFLHCSLVPAFFIFAVLSYLQRRVNHLAIDEKISILKGRFGIVVPLDFIGSLSNRWSYGFAFGAVSTSIMLLFSREYLPFNVPTWARAVVHLVGALEVGLAYYPFFACLSSPVREAGAVLGFIYSLTWLIVSAWNAISCPAGHVLGSFQKPILQWPSIFCLTFLLGRFVHMLVKAIRIRMGLDDREETEQLFQTYQAKYVQTLLQRPPQREIKKNWIQRNIYDWDPYFRFPNRMIGTSIISLIGLYMITLADHSLSSYVFDELDKLRDSLAELVSSCSQLENQFAALSPQLVEFSHVARKTWFVTTFFAAMTSVTYIFHILSCYRKHLKRLWAGQKGFLPERFHSPSSAISVAAITRYSGWQIAFTLWGYIIVHFVQFLFALLFVYGVVLPIQHGHGLKVLINFGIVLWVMGNDHIFFLQDKISPTDSQKPLAINNRKGFHNFSYFFFFYNVIMGLSNCVARLLMSTIVGTWLVSRIDRTVMPRGYEALDPGYNTWIGMIFADHYHSNPVMICFCHLLLAERLEKQKRALSPYPPFNNSVFESSSRARRRWLLLYTLVKNPKLILHRKHQLSSCQDTVARAWMLASRIRASEENPTTASSTPDRRSVEEPCHCDVEGANVDEEMT; via the exons ATGATCAGGCTGGGAGACAACGG aaccttggggaacaaaacgTGTGACAATGGCATTTCCATGCACCTCTTCCTGCACTGCTCTCTTGTTCCAGCT TTCTTCATTTTTGCCGTGCTGTCGTATCTACAGAGAAGAGTCAATCACTTAGCTATCGATGAGAAGATCTCCATCCTGAAGGGCCGTTTCGGCATCGTAGT CCCCTTGGACTTCATTGGGAGCCTTAGTAACCGATGGTCATACGGCTTCGCCTTTGGTGCCGTGTCCACCAGCATCATGCTGCTCTTCTCCAGAGAGTACTTACCGTTTAACGTCCCGACGTGGGCGAGAG CTGTCGTGCACCTTGTCGGAGCCCTGGAGGTTGGCCTTGCCTACTACCCTTTCTTCGCCTGCTTGTCTTCCCCAGTTCGAGAGGCTGGGGCTGTGCTGGGCTTCATCTACAGCCTGACATG GCTTATCGTGTCGGCATGGAACGCAATCAGCTGTCCAGCTGGTCAC GTGCTGGGCAGCTTCCAGAAACCCATCCTGCAGTGGCCAAGCATTTTCTGCCTGACGTTCCTGCTGGGCCGTTTCGTACACATGCTGGTCAAAGCCATTCGCATCCGCATGGGGCTGGACGACCGTGAG GAAACAGAGCAGCTGTTTCAGACGTATCAGGCCAAATACGTGCAGACTTTGCTGCAGAGACCCCCACAAAG GGAAATAAAGAAGAACTGGATTCAGAGGAACATTTACGACTGGGACCCTTATTTCAGGTTTCCCAACAGAATGATTGGCACCTCTATCATCTCTCTGATTGGCCTGTACATG ATCACTCTAGCCGACCACAGCCTCAGCAGCTACGTGTTTGACGAGCTGGACAAGCTGAGGGACTCCCTGGCCGAACTGGTCAGCTCCTGCAGCCAGTTGGAGAACCAGTTTGCCGCTCTGAGCCCTCAGCTGGTGGAGTTCAGTCATGTTGCCAGAA AGACCTGGTTTGTTACGACCTTTTTCGCTGCCATGACCTCTGTGACATACATATTTCACATATTGTCCTGCTACAG AAAGCACCTCAAGAGGCTTTGGGCAGGACAGAAAGGCTTCCTTCCTGAGAGGTTCCACAGTCCTAGCTCTGCAATCAGTGTT GCAGCCATTACCCGGTATTCCGGCTGGCAGATCGCCTTCACTTTATGGG GCTACATCATCGTCCACTTCGTGCAGTTCCTGTTTGCGCTGCTCTTCGTGTATGGAGTGGTCCTGCCCATTCAACACGGTCACGGCCTGAAAGTGCTCATAAACTTCGGCATCGTCCTGTGGGTGATGGGGAATGATCAC ATCTTTTTCCTTCAAGACAAGATTTCCCCCACAGACAGCCAGAAGCCCTTAGCAATAAACAACAG AAAGGGCTTCCACAATTTTAGCTACTTCTTCTTCTTCTACAACGTGATTATGGGCCTGAGTAACTGCGTGGCCCGTTTGCTGATGAGCACCATCGTGGGCACCTGGCTGGTGTCCCGCATCGACCGCACCGTCATGCCGAGGGGCTACGAGGCCTTAGACCCAG GATATAATACTTGGATTGGGATGATATTTGCTGACCATTACCATAGCAACCCAGTCATGATCTGCTTTTGCCATCTCCTATTGGCTGAGAGGCTGGAAAAGCAGAAGAGAGCGCTGTCGCCGTACCCTCCATTCAACAACTCTGTGTTCG AGTCGAGCAGCAGGGCCCGGAGGCGCTGGCTGCTGCTTTACACCCTCGTGAAAAACCCCAAACTGATCCTGCACCGCAAACACCAGCTGTCCTCGTGTCAGGACACGGTCGCACGGGCCTGGATGCTGGCCTCCCGAATCCGTGCATCAGAGGAGAATCCCACGACTGCCAGCAGCACGCCGGACCGACGGTCAGTGGAGGAGCCCTGTCACTGTGATGTGGAAGGGGCCAACGTGGACGAAGAGATGACATAG
- the stra6l gene encoding STRA6-like isoform X3 — MIRLGDNGTLGNKTCDNGISMHLFLHCSLVPAFFIFAVLSYLQRRVNHLAIDEKISILKGRFGIVVPLDFIGSLSNRWSYGFAFGAVSTSIMLLFSREYLPFNVPTWARGLSCRHGTQSAVQLVTWVFAVVLGSFQKPILQWPSIFCLTFLLGRFVHMLVKAIRIRMGLDDREETEQLFQTYQAKYVQTLLQRPPQREIKKNWIQRNIYDWDPYFRFPNRMIGTSIISLIGLYMITLADHSLSSYVFDELDKLRDSLAELVSSCSQLENQFAALSPQLVEFSHVARKTWFVTTFFAAMTSVTYIFHILSCYRKHLKRLWAGQKGFLPERFHSPSSAISVAAITRYSGWQIAFTLWGYIIVHFVQFLFALLFVYGVVLPIQHGHGLKVLINFGIVLGAIVLIIGLVIIQIILVQIFFLQDKISPTDSQKPLAINNRKGFHNFSYFFFFYNVIMGLSNCVARLLMSTIVGTWLVSRIDRTVMPRGYEALDPGYNTWIGMIFADHYHSNPVMICFCHLLLAERLEKQKRALSPYPPFNNSVFESSSRARRRWLLLYTLVKNPKLILHRKHQLSSCQDTVARAWMLASRIRASEENPTTASSTPDRRSVEEPCHCDVEGANVDEEMT, encoded by the exons ATGATCAGGCTGGGAGACAACGG aaccttggggaacaaaacgTGTGACAATGGCATTTCCATGCACCTCTTCCTGCACTGCTCTCTTGTTCCAGCT TTCTTCATTTTTGCCGTGCTGTCGTATCTACAGAGAAGAGTCAATCACTTAGCTATCGATGAGAAGATCTCCATCCTGAAGGGCCGTTTCGGCATCGTAGT CCCCTTGGACTTCATTGGGAGCCTTAGTAACCGATGGTCATACGGCTTCGCCTTTGGTGCCGTGTCCACCAGCATCATGCTGCTCTTCTCCAGAGAGTACTTACCGTTTAACGTCCCGACGTGGGCGAGAG GCTTATCGTGTCGGCATGGAACGCAATCAGCTGTCCAGCTGGTCACGTGGGTATTTGCTGTG GTGCTGGGCAGCTTCCAGAAACCCATCCTGCAGTGGCCAAGCATTTTCTGCCTGACGTTCCTGCTGGGCCGTTTCGTACACATGCTGGTCAAAGCCATTCGCATCCGCATGGGGCTGGACGACCGTGAG GAAACAGAGCAGCTGTTTCAGACGTATCAGGCCAAATACGTGCAGACTTTGCTGCAGAGACCCCCACAAAG GGAAATAAAGAAGAACTGGATTCAGAGGAACATTTACGACTGGGACCCTTATTTCAGGTTTCCCAACAGAATGATTGGCACCTCTATCATCTCTCTGATTGGCCTGTACATG ATCACTCTAGCCGACCACAGCCTCAGCAGCTACGTGTTTGACGAGCTGGACAAGCTGAGGGACTCCCTGGCCGAACTGGTCAGCTCCTGCAGCCAGTTGGAGAACCAGTTTGCCGCTCTGAGCCCTCAGCTGGTGGAGTTCAGTCATGTTGCCAGAA AGACCTGGTTTGTTACGACCTTTTTCGCTGCCATGACCTCTGTGACATACATATTTCACATATTGTCCTGCTACAG AAAGCACCTCAAGAGGCTTTGGGCAGGACAGAAAGGCTTCCTTCCTGAGAGGTTCCACAGTCCTAGCTCTGCAATCAGTGTT GCAGCCATTACCCGGTATTCCGGCTGGCAGATCGCCTTCACTTTATGGG GCTACATCATCGTCCACTTCGTGCAGTTCCTGTTTGCGCTGCTCTTCGTGTATGGAGTGGTCCTGCCCATTCAACACGGTCACGGCCTGAAAGTGCTCATAAACTTCGGCATCGTCCT AGGAGCCATTGTATTGATTATAGGCCTGGTGATAATTCAGATTATACTGGTGCAGATCTTTTTCCTTCAAGACAAGATTTCCCCCACAGACAGCCAGAAGCCCTTAGCAATAAACAACAG AAAGGGCTTCCACAATTTTAGCTACTTCTTCTTCTTCTACAACGTGATTATGGGCCTGAGTAACTGCGTGGCCCGTTTGCTGATGAGCACCATCGTGGGCACCTGGCTGGTGTCCCGCATCGACCGCACCGTCATGCCGAGGGGCTACGAGGCCTTAGACCCAG GATATAATACTTGGATTGGGATGATATTTGCTGACCATTACCATAGCAACCCAGTCATGATCTGCTTTTGCCATCTCCTATTGGCTGAGAGGCTGGAAAAGCAGAAGAGAGCGCTGTCGCCGTACCCTCCATTCAACAACTCTGTGTTCG AGTCGAGCAGCAGGGCCCGGAGGCGCTGGCTGCTGCTTTACACCCTCGTGAAAAACCCCAAACTGATCCTGCACCGCAAACACCAGCTGTCCTCGTGTCAGGACACGGTCGCACGGGCCTGGATGCTGGCCTCCCGAATCCGTGCATCAGAGGAGAATCCCACGACTGCCAGCAGCACGCCGGACCGACGGTCAGTGGAGGAGCCCTGTCACTGTGATGTGGAAGGGGCCAACGTGGACGAAGAGATGACATAG
- the rpia gene encoding ribose-5-phosphate isomerase: MRGRVMRLLWAVPSGVLAASGFRLHTPVILGNCSSAHVCFRRSCSDAMAEEAKKRAGYAAVDNHVQDNHVVGVGSGSTIVYAVDRLAERVRQEKLKIVCVPTSFQARQLILKHGLPLSDLDRHPELDVAIDGADEVDSSLTLIKGGGGCLAQEKIVADCARHFIVIADYRKDSKCLGQQWKKGVPIEVIPMAYVPVSRAITRRFGGEVVLRMGVNKAGPVVTDNSNFILDWKFESACDWKEVNMAIKMIPGVVETGLFVGMAERVYFGMQDGTVTFRDPPLH, encoded by the exons ATGAGGGGCAGGGTTATGCGGCTCCTTTGGGCTGTTCCGAGCGGGGTTTTGGCGGCGTCGGGCTTCAGGTTGCACACTCCGGTCATTTTGGGGAACTGCAGCTCGGCACACGTGTGTTTCAGACGGAGCTGCAGCGACGCCATGGCCGAGGAGGCGAAGAAACGTGCCGGTTACGCGGCTGTAGATAACCATGTTCAG GACAACCACGTCGTTGGAGTGGGTAGCGGCTCCACCATTGTTTATGCGGTCGACAGACTGG CGGAGAGGGTCCGGCAGGAGAAGCTGAAGATCGTGTGTGTCCCCACGTCCTTTCAG GCACGTCAGCTGATTCTAAAGCATGGACTCCCCTTGTCTGACCTGGATCGACACCCAGAG TTGGACGTGGCGATCGATGGCGCAGATGAAGTAGACTCTTCACTCACTCTCATCAAGGGAGGCGG TGGCTGTTTGGCTCAAGAGAAAATTGTGGCGGATTGTGCCAGACACTTCATTGTCATTGCTGACTACAG GAAGGACTCAAAGTGTTTAGGACAGCAGTGGAAAAAGGGCGTGCCCATTGAGGTCATCCCCATGGCCTATGTCCCAGTTTCCAGGGCAATCACTCGCCGCTTTGGCGGGGAGGTCGTGCTGCGGATGGGTGTCAACAAAGCC gGTCCTGTGGTGACTGACAACAGCAACTTCATCTTGGACTGGAAGTTTGAGAGTGCGTGCGACTGGAAGGAGGTTAATATGGCCATCAAGATGATTCCAG GTGTGGTGGAGACGGGGCTCTTCGTCGGCATGGCAGAGCGGGTCTACTTCGGGATGCAGGATGGCACCGTGACCTTTCGAGACCCTCCGCTTCATTGA
- the stra6l gene encoding STRA6-like isoform X1 produces the protein MIRLGDNGTLGNKTCDNGISMHLFLHCSLVPAFFIFAVLSYLQRRVNHLAIDEKISILKGRFGIVVPLDFIGSLSNRWSYGFAFGAVSTSIMLLFSREYLPFNVPTWARAVVHLVGALEVGLAYYPFFACLSSPVREAGAVLGFIYSLTWLIVSAWNAISCPAGHVLGSFQKPILQWPSIFCLTFLLGRFVHMLVKAIRIRMGLDDREETEQLFQTYQAKYVQTLLQRPPQREIKKNWIQRNIYDWDPYFRFPNRMIGTSIISLIGLYMITLADHSLSSYVFDELDKLRDSLAELVSSCSQLENQFAALSPQLVEFSHVARKTWFVTTFFAAMTSVTYIFHILSCYRKHLKRLWAGQKGFLPERFHSPSSAISVAAITRYSGWQIAFTLWGYIIVHFVQFLFALLFVYGVVLPIQHGHGLKVLINFGIVLGAIVLIIGLVIIQIILVQIFFLQDKISPTDSQKPLAINNRKGFHNFSYFFFFYNVIMGLSNCVARLLMSTIVGTWLVSRIDRTVMPRGYEALDPGYNTWIGMIFADHYHSNPVMICFCHLLLAERLEKQKRALSPYPPFNNSVFESSSRARRRWLLLYTLVKNPKLILHRKHQLSSCQDTVARAWMLASRIRASEENPTTASSTPDRRSVEEPCHCDVEGANVDEEMT, from the exons ATGATCAGGCTGGGAGACAACGG aaccttggggaacaaaacgTGTGACAATGGCATTTCCATGCACCTCTTCCTGCACTGCTCTCTTGTTCCAGCT TTCTTCATTTTTGCCGTGCTGTCGTATCTACAGAGAAGAGTCAATCACTTAGCTATCGATGAGAAGATCTCCATCCTGAAGGGCCGTTTCGGCATCGTAGT CCCCTTGGACTTCATTGGGAGCCTTAGTAACCGATGGTCATACGGCTTCGCCTTTGGTGCCGTGTCCACCAGCATCATGCTGCTCTTCTCCAGAGAGTACTTACCGTTTAACGTCCCGACGTGGGCGAGAG CTGTCGTGCACCTTGTCGGAGCCCTGGAGGTTGGCCTTGCCTACTACCCTTTCTTCGCCTGCTTGTCTTCCCCAGTTCGAGAGGCTGGGGCTGTGCTGGGCTTCATCTACAGCCTGACATG GCTTATCGTGTCGGCATGGAACGCAATCAGCTGTCCAGCTGGTCAC GTGCTGGGCAGCTTCCAGAAACCCATCCTGCAGTGGCCAAGCATTTTCTGCCTGACGTTCCTGCTGGGCCGTTTCGTACACATGCTGGTCAAAGCCATTCGCATCCGCATGGGGCTGGACGACCGTGAG GAAACAGAGCAGCTGTTTCAGACGTATCAGGCCAAATACGTGCAGACTTTGCTGCAGAGACCCCCACAAAG GGAAATAAAGAAGAACTGGATTCAGAGGAACATTTACGACTGGGACCCTTATTTCAGGTTTCCCAACAGAATGATTGGCACCTCTATCATCTCTCTGATTGGCCTGTACATG ATCACTCTAGCCGACCACAGCCTCAGCAGCTACGTGTTTGACGAGCTGGACAAGCTGAGGGACTCCCTGGCCGAACTGGTCAGCTCCTGCAGCCAGTTGGAGAACCAGTTTGCCGCTCTGAGCCCTCAGCTGGTGGAGTTCAGTCATGTTGCCAGAA AGACCTGGTTTGTTACGACCTTTTTCGCTGCCATGACCTCTGTGACATACATATTTCACATATTGTCCTGCTACAG AAAGCACCTCAAGAGGCTTTGGGCAGGACAGAAAGGCTTCCTTCCTGAGAGGTTCCACAGTCCTAGCTCTGCAATCAGTGTT GCAGCCATTACCCGGTATTCCGGCTGGCAGATCGCCTTCACTTTATGGG GCTACATCATCGTCCACTTCGTGCAGTTCCTGTTTGCGCTGCTCTTCGTGTATGGAGTGGTCCTGCCCATTCAACACGGTCACGGCCTGAAAGTGCTCATAAACTTCGGCATCGTCCT AGGAGCCATTGTATTGATTATAGGCCTGGTGATAATTCAGATTATACTGGTGCAGATCTTTTTCCTTCAAGACAAGATTTCCCCCACAGACAGCCAGAAGCCCTTAGCAATAAACAACAG AAAGGGCTTCCACAATTTTAGCTACTTCTTCTTCTTCTACAACGTGATTATGGGCCTGAGTAACTGCGTGGCCCGTTTGCTGATGAGCACCATCGTGGGCACCTGGCTGGTGTCCCGCATCGACCGCACCGTCATGCCGAGGGGCTACGAGGCCTTAGACCCAG GATATAATACTTGGATTGGGATGATATTTGCTGACCATTACCATAGCAACCCAGTCATGATCTGCTTTTGCCATCTCCTATTGGCTGAGAGGCTGGAAAAGCAGAAGAGAGCGCTGTCGCCGTACCCTCCATTCAACAACTCTGTGTTCG AGTCGAGCAGCAGGGCCCGGAGGCGCTGGCTGCTGCTTTACACCCTCGTGAAAAACCCCAAACTGATCCTGCACCGCAAACACCAGCTGTCCTCGTGTCAGGACACGGTCGCACGGGCCTGGATGCTGGCCTCCCGAATCCGTGCATCAGAGGAGAATCCCACGACTGCCAGCAGCACGCCGGACCGACGGTCAGTGGAGGAGCCCTGTCACTGTGATGTGGAAGGGGCCAACGTGGACGAAGAGATGACATAG